CGGGCGTGCCGGGCGTGCCGAGCAGCCCCGCGCGTGCGGCGGGCAGGCCGGGCGTCGCCGGGCGGGACGTCGGGGCGCCGAGGGCGGGACGGGCACCGAGGGCGCCGGGACGGCGCCGCGCGGCGAGGGCGCGGACGCGGGGCAGGAGCTCCGCGCGGACCTGGTCCAGGCCGGAGCCGACGGCCGAGGCCTGGCCCGGCTTCGTCACGTAGTCGGTGGCGCCGGCGTCGAGGGCGTCGAAGGTGGCGCGGGCGCCGCGGGCCGTCAGGGTGCTGAACATGATGATCGGCACGGTCCGGTCGGTCGTGCGGATCTCGCGGACCGCCTCGATGCCGTCCATGACGGGCATCTCGATGTCCATCGTCACGACGTCCGGGCGGAGCCGGCGCACCGCGTCGACGCCGAGGCGGCCGTTGCTGCTCGTGGCGACGACCTCGATCTCGGGGTCGGAGGCGAGCACGTCGGAGACGAGACGGCGCACGACGACCGAGTCGTCGACCACGACGACCCTGATGCGGGGGCTGCCCTGCACGTGACCTCCGTCCGGGGGTCGTCCGACCCCAGCGCGACGCACCCCGGGAGGGGCGCCATGCTCCTATTCGGCAGGAACCGGCCCGACCTGATGCCCGGGGCCCGGACTGCCGGTCAGGCCAGGTCGTCGGCGAGGTCGGCGTGCAGGGCGCAGAGCGTCTCCTCGCCGACGAGGTCGGCGACGACGAGGGCCTGCACCGCCCCGCTGCACCGGTTCCACGTGCCGGCGGCGGCGGAGTGGGCGTCGACGCCCGACACGGCGAGCGCACGGACGAGCTCGAGCTGGGCGGTCGCGGCGAGCCTGGTGCGTCCGGTCAGCTCCACCGCCCAGGTGGCGTCGTGCATGGCGGTCGTCCACGCGCCGGCGGCGTCGCCGGTGGCGAGACCGGTCGGTGGCTCCGTGCGGCCGACGCGCACCAGGCGGGCGGCGTGGGCGGCGGCGACGGCACGGACGAGGTCCCGGACGGCGCCGGCCGGCAGGGCGTCGCCGGGGGCGCCCACCTCGGGCAGCACGCTCGCGTCCAGGACCGCACGCAGCGCGCGGGCGAGGACGGGGGCGGCGGGGTCACGGCGGGCGAGGACGAGCTCGGCGAGCACGGCGTCGGCCACCGCGCGCCCGAGGGCCGCCTCCCGCGCCGGCCGGACGTGGAGACCGGGCACGCCCGCACCGCCGGGGCGGCCGGTGGCGTCGACGGGCAGGCCGGACGCGAGGTCGACGAGGTCGTGCACCGTGCCGAGGGCGAGGCCGGCGGCGGTGCTCCGCAGGCGCCGCAGCGCGGTGGACAGCGCGTCGAGCGCCCCGGTGACGCCGGGCCGGGCGGCGGCGGGGTCCGACGGGCCGGACGGGTTGGACGGCTCACGCGGGTCACGCGGGTCCTCGAGGCGGACGGTGGCCGGCCCGTCCGCGACGAGCAGCGCCACGGCGCGGTCGCGCGCCTCGGCGAGGTCGGACGGCCCGGGGCCGGTCCCCGGCACGGCCGGGCCCGGGTCGACGCCCAGCCCGCGCACGAGCTGGGCGGCAGCGCCCGCGCCGCCGGGCGTGCGCGCGAGGTCGAGGCCGAGGGCGCTCGCACTCGTCAGGCTGTAGGGCACGCCGACATCGTGGTGCCGCCGCGTCCCGCGCGACACCACCGGACGGGGGGTCCTGCCCGAGCCCGTCCCCCGCGCGGGTGAGCCCGCGCGCCCGCAGTGAGGTCACGGTCGCGGAGCGTGGGCGGCACGGCCCCCGGCACGATCTCTGGCAGGACCCCCCGGCACGAACGCGCGCCGCCCCCGCGACCGGTCGGGTCGCGGGGGCGGCGCGGGCGGCGGCGGACCGCTCAGAGGGTGTAGCGGCGGACCGTCCCCTCGAGGCGCCCGGCGAGGGCGCTGAGCGAGCGGGTGTGCGCGGTGCTCGTCTGCGCCTGGACGCTCGACTCCTCCGCGGCCGCGGCGACGGCGGTGATGCCGGAGCCGATCTCGCTGGAGCCGGCGGCGGCCTCCGACAGCGACCGGCCCATCTCGGCGGTC
This sequence is a window from Aquipuribacter sp. SD81. Protein-coding genes within it:
- a CDS encoding response regulator, encoding MQGSPRIRVVVVDDSVVVRRLVSDVLASDPEIEVVATSSNGRLGVDAVRRLRPDVVTMDIEMPVMDGIEAVREIRTTDRTVPIIMFSTLTARGARATFDALDAGATDYVTKPGQASAVGSGLDQVRAELLPRVRALAARRRPGALGARPALGAPTSRPATPGLPAARAGLLGTPGTP